The Fusarium oxysporum Fo47 chromosome II, complete sequence genome includes a region encoding these proteins:
- a CDS encoding regulator of chromosome condensation 1/beta-lactamase-inhibitor protein II, with amino-acid sequence MNVSRATLGRAVVRSQVRQPLTISRRQWVRYAHDYGSEYSQPPPNRGGKIISFAAVFGLAAAGAYFYPMLTGKSSSPAEVEKKEVPTKAELEFEKPRKKVKSKEENRDLISSQHLQVKNSWEHPGVYAWGSNVGKVIDPNSSEKYVKVPRRISFFDDKVLRDLKLTSVFGAAVTEKGDLVQWGLGYNQRDPSPVPTLTGKDLAKIDVSLDRIIALSRNGNVYSIPAARNDQEGGLKEEQKKSSWSIWGSGGARENIHFRNLTPSGLSYGETVKDISSGQEHCLMLTSKGRVFSAAASALEFPSKGQMGIAGLNWHNRPKGPYDQPHEITTLKGFDVAQIATGDYHSAVLDKTGRIFGFGDNSFGQLGIDTDFGLSVSDTPVMVPTNLSYAGTGLVPTVTSIAAGGNNTFFTVDAKTTTVPGNTKTLAPARRLPPVTTDLWACGQGVYGTLGTGRWSHVSPKPTKVKGLSSLFEFDEKTNKMSPIKLKSLSVGATHCSAVMDNVTEVSVTGQGTENETNWGADVVFWGGNEHYQLGTGKRTNLNAPAYIAALDSAADARKEGSPDFHRLSVTPRKTIRLDGGKGRKVSLEQKIECGKYVTGIYSAV; translated from the coding sequence ATGAACGTTTCTCGAGCGACTCTTGGGCGAGCTGTTGTTCGCTCCCAAGTTCGTCAGCCTCTCACTATATCTCGGCGCCAATGGGTTCGCTACGCCCATGATTATGGCAGCGAGTattctcagcctcctcccAACCGCGGTGGTAAAATCATTAGTTTTGCAGCCGTCTTCggtcttgctgctgctggagccTACTTTTATCCCATGTTGACTGGAAAGTCTTCATCACCCGCTGAagtcgagaagaaggaagttCCCACTAAGGCTGAACTCGAGTTTGAGAAGCCTCGCAAGAAAGTCAAGTCCAAAGAAGAGAACCGAGATCTTATCAGCTCCCAACATCTCCAAGTTAAGAATAGTTGGGAGCATCCTGGAGTTTATGCCTGGGGCTCTAATGTTGGAAAGGTCATCGATCCAAACTCCAGTGAAAAATATGTCAAAGTACCTCGGAGGATTTCTTTCTTTGATGACAAGGTTCTCAGGGACCTCAAGTTGACATCCGTCTTTGGTGCAGCAGTCACTGAGAAGGGTGATCTGGTTCAATGGGGCTTGGGCTACAACCAGCGAGACCCTTCACCCGTGCCTACACTTACAGGCAAAGATCTTGCCAAAATCGATGTTTCGCTTGATCGAATTATTGCTCTGTCGCGCAACGGCAATGTATATTCTATCCCTGCGGCTCGCAATGATCAAGAGGGTGGCCTGAAAGAAGAACAGAAAAAGTCCTCCTGGTCTATATGGGGATCTGGCGGTGCCCGAGAGAACATACATTTCCGCAATTTGACACCATCTGGTCTGTCATATGGTGAAACCGTGAAGGACATCAGCAGCGGCCAGGAGCATTGTCTCATGCTCACCTCCAAAGGACGTGTCTTCTCCGCTGCTGCTAGTGCTCTCGAGTTTCCTTCCAAGGGACAGATGGGTATTGCGGGTTTGAATTGGCATAACAGGCCCAAGGGACCTTACGACCAACCTCACGAAATTACAACTCTAAAGGGATTCGACGTGGCACAGATTGCAACTGGTGATTACCACTCGGCTGTTCTTGATAAAACCGGACGTATTTTTGGATTTGGTGACAACTCATTCGGCCAGCTTGGAATCGATACCGACTTTGGCCTTTCAGTTTCCGACACCCCGGTAATGGTTCCTACCAACCTGTCCTACGCTGGCACTGGACTTGTCCCGACGGTAACATCCATAGCGGCAGGTGGGAACAATACTTTCTTCACTGTGGATGCGAAAACCACGACAGTTCCTGGCAACACAAAAACTCTTGCTCCAGCGAGAAGGCTTCCTCCCGTGACTACAGATCTGTGGGCTTGCGGCCAAGGAGTGTACGGGACACTGGGCACTGGTCGATGGTCACACGTCTCGCCCAAGCCGACCAAGGTGAAGGGTCTTTCGTCCCTGTTCGAGTTTGACGAGAAAACCAACAAGATGAGCCCTATTAAGCTCAAGTCTCTGTCAGTTGGGGCCACTCACTGCTCGGCTGTCATGGACAATGTCACCGAAGTCTCGGTCACGGGTCAAGGGACCGAGAACGAGACCAACTGGGGAGCAGACGTCGTATTCTGGGGTGGCAATGAGCACTATCAGCTTGGCACCGGAAAACGAACCAACTTGAACGCTCCAGCTTACATTGCCGCTCTGGACAGCGCCGCCGATGCTCGTAAGGAGGGTTCACCAGACTTCCACCGGCTGTCCGTGACTCCTCGCAAGACAATCCGTCTGGACGGTGGAAAGGGCCGAAAGGTCTCGTTGGAACAAAAGATTGAGTGCGGCAAGTACGTGACTGGCATCTACTCTGCCGTGTGA
- a CDS encoding tyrosine protein phosphatase PTP1 → MDRIPKFRRKPKNPTIQTSVERSSSDTVDSIASTELQAATLQSQQQDGQQVLPQKSKLSKRAAFRHFRLRGSTKRARDSPPAELPSSPPPAVVSHDGVKSRPVTAEGDVLANSKGSGPRIPAFLESSMQDIDFKFQELTWAERDRVLEGTRNEGDEEFKWGTFKQVDAQEKGVMDRYINIKPWNHNRVKLQVPEDELDYVNASEITLTSPSDPSREPLRYIAMQGPTQPSIDYVWRMIAEQMSSPAVIVQLTTMAEGGVVKCHQYFPDNQDHPTWTLNEHDAWNDDWQAQITYDSYEELADGAIEKRKLLMHLKDEEEPRIVWHLLYRRWPDFGVPELEDLDGFFELMRLSRELGAPKNPRIIHCSAGVGRTGTFITLEHLMRELELGTFEKYDDPAEGPDLIFETVDHLREQRVGMVQGRPQFIFIYQVMRKLWQDKYGVDEEGNEPAAKRLEVGDPFIDDSVSDSTQAKH, encoded by the exons ATGGACAGGATCCCCAAGTTCAGGCGCAAACCCAAGAACCCCACGATCCAGACCTCCGTCGAACGCTCCAGCAGTGATACTGTCGATAGTATCGCCAGTACCGAGTTACAGGCTGCAACTTTGCAGTCGCAACAACAGGACGGGCAACAAGTCCTACCACAAAAGTCCAAGCTCTCAAAGAGGGCCGCATTCCGACATTTCCGTTTGCGCGGCTCTACAAAGAGAGCGCGCGACAGTCCACCCGCCGAGTTGCCTTCCAGTCCTCCACCGGCCGTCGTGAGCCACGACGGCGTCAAGAGTCGACCCGTCACGGCCGAAGGCGATGTGCTGGCTAATTCAAAGGGATCAGGTCCCCGAATTCCTGCCTTTTTGGAATCTTCGATGCAGG ATATTGATTTCAAATTCCAGGAGTTGACGTGGGCGGAACGAGACCGAGTTCTTGAGGGCACAAGGAATGAGGGGGATGAAGAGTTTAAATGGGGGACTTTCAAGCAGGTTGACGCCCAGGAGAAGGGTGTGATGGATCGCTACATCAATATCAAGCCTTGGAATCACAACCGAGTCAAACTTCAGGTTCctgaggatgagcttgactATGTCAACGCTTCCGAGATCACTCTTACCTCACCTTCCGATCCGAGCCGTGAGCCGTTGCGATACATCGCCATGCAAGGGCCAACGCAGCCATCAATCGACTATGTCTGGCGCATGATTGCGGAGCAAATGTCTTCACCTGCTGTTATCGTACAGCTGACAACCATGGCAGAGGGTGGAGTTGTCAAATGTCACCAATACTTTCCCGATAACCAAGATCACCCTACCTGGACTCTGAACGAGCACGATGCGTGGAACGATGACTGGCAGGCCCAGATCACGTATGATTCTTACGAGGAACTCGCTGACGGTGCTATTGAGAAGCGCAAGCTACTTATGCACctgaaggatgaagaagagcccCGAATCGTGTGGCACCTTCTGTATAGACGATGGCCTGACTTTGGGGTTCCCGAACTAGAAGAtctcgatggcttctttgaACTCATGCGACTTTCGCGCGAGCTGGGCGCGCCCAAAAACCCGCGAATCATCCATTGCAgtgctggtgttggtcgAACCGGCACTTTCATTACGCTCGAGCATCTAATGCGCGAGCTAGAACTGGGCACCTTTGAGAAGTATGACGATCCAGCGGAGGGTCCGGATCTGATTTTCGAGACGGTCGACCATCTCCGAGAGCAGCGTGTTGGTATGGTTCAGGGCCGTCCTCAATTCATATTCATTTACCAAGTTATGCGGAAACTATGGCAAGATAAATATGGAGTCGATGAAGAGGGCAATGAGCCTGCAGCTAAGAGGCTGGAAGTTGGCGATCCATTCATAGATGACTCGGTATCCGACTCTACGCAAGCCAAGCACTAG
- a CDS encoding tubulin-binding prefolding complex subunit PAC10, producing the protein MASKGKEAAQSKDATPTNPRGIPYAPFVDKVEDYVSTRDDVEPTLRSFQEMISKYQFMEMNLQKRMGGLKEKIPDIQKTLDSVKFLKLRKDDDEAIDTTFELNDTLYSKAKIPATEEVYIWLGANVMLSYPIDEAETLLSSKLSTAKTSLSNCEEDLDFLREQITTMEVAIARVYNWEVVQKRKDKVEEEEEKKKKGKSQGE; encoded by the exons ATGGCGTCAAAGGGAAAAGAGGCAGCGCAAAG TAAAGATGCTACGCCAACAAACCCACGGGGCATCCCCTATGCTCCGTTCGTCGACAAGGTCGAGGACTATGTCTCTACCCGTGACGACGTCGAACCCACTCTACGAAGCTTCCAAGAAATGATATC GAAATACCAATTCATGGAGATGAACCTACAGAAGCGAATGGGTggcctcaaggagaagatccCGGATATCCAGAAGACTCTTGACTCGGTCAAGTTTTTGAAATTAAGAAAG gatgacgacgaggcGATAGACACGACGTTCGAACTTAATGACACCCTGTACTCGAAGGCGAAGATTCCTGCGACAGAGGAGGTCTACATCTGGCTAGGA GCGAACGTGATGCTCTCGTACCCCATAGACGAGGCAGAGACACTATTGAGTTCCAAGTTATCCACGGCAAAGACCAGCTTGTCTAACTGCGAAGAAGACTTGGATTTTCTCCGCGAACAAATTACG ACAATGGAGGTTGCTATAGCAAGAGTTTACAACTGGGAGGTTGTGCAGAAGCGAAAGGACaaggtcgaggaggaggaggagaagaagaagaaagggaaGTCCCAAGGCGAATAA
- a CDS encoding uncharacterized protein (expressed protein), whose amino-acid sequence MAYINDRQWHSRTRPEPAYLASRPRRLSNQHGAVGDGLPLPQKSASASGSAHQDPERDRTPYKLKASPHLAHLFPSDGQPVATTLAELVASSIADEEPMLEISAVVITPSTSDGDTHPDSKEPTKLSQETELLYIRDWKSALSFKHGPLTDCDSVAVPCTAASPPPNPSDGATR is encoded by the coding sequence ATGGCCTATATCAACGACCGGCAGTGGCATAGCAGAACGCGTCCTGAGCCTGCATATCTGGCctctcgtcctcgtcgtctTTCTAATCAACATGGAGCAGTTGGAGAtggtcttcctcttccccaGAAGTCAGCGTCAGCTTCAGGTTCCGCCCACCAGGACCCGGAAAGAGATCGGACTCCCTACAAGCTTAAAGCGTCACCGCATTTGGCACACTTATTTCCTTCCGATGGTCAGCCTGTGGCCACAACACTAGCGGAACTAGTAGCCTCATCTATTGCTGACGAAGAACCTATGCTCGAAATATCAGCAGTGGTGATAACCCCATCTACTTCTGACGGAGATACTCACCCTGACTCTAAAGAGCCAACTAAACTCAGTCAAGAAACGGAATTGCTGTATATCAGGGATTGGAAATCCGCACTTTCTTTCAAGCATGGTCCCCTCACCGACTGTGATTCTGTCGCtgttccttgtacagctgCATCTCCTCCGCCAAACCCATCGGATGGCGCGACACGATAG
- a CDS encoding serine hydroxymethyltransferase has translation MSPTNAEYALSESHKEMLEKSLLDSDPEVASIMKDEIKRQRESIILIASENITSRAVFDALGSPMSNKYSEGYPGARYYGGNQHIDQIERLCQQRALEAFHLDSEKWGVNVQCLSGSPANLQVYQAIMPVHGRLMGLDLPHGGHLSHGYQTPQKKISAISTYFETMPYRVDLDTGIIDYDTLQKNAILFRPKVLVAGTSAYCRLIDYERMRKIADSVGAYLVVDMAHISGLIAAEVIPTPFKYADIVTTTTHKSLRGPRGAMIFFRKGVRSVDAKTGKETLYDLENPINFSVFPGHQGGPHNHTITALAVALKQAASPDFKAYQEKVVSNAKTLENTFKTLGHKLVSDGTDSHMVLVDLRQHSLDGARVEAVLEQINIACNKNSIPGDKSALTPCGIRIGTPAMTSRGFGEKEFERVGKYIDEAIKICKEEQAALPKEANKLKDFKARVASGEVQKINDLKKEIASWCNDFPLPVEGWRLDAGI, from the exons ATGTCTCCCACAAACGCCGAGTATGCGCTCTCTGAGTCGCACAAGGAG ATGCTTGAGAAGTCTCTCCTCGACTCCGACCCTGAGGTCGCCTCCATCATG AAGGATGAGATTAAGCGTCAGCGCGAGTCCATTATCCTCATCGCCTCCGAGAACATCACCTCCCGCGCTGTCTTCGATGCCCTTGGTTCCCCCATGTCCAACAAGTACTCTGAGGGTTACCCCGGTGCTCGTTACTATGGTGGCAACCAGCACATCGACCAGATCGAGCGTCTCTGCCAGCAGCGTGCTCTTGAGGCTTTCCACCTCGACTCCGAGAAGTGGGGTGTCAACGTCCAGTGCCTTTCTGGATCCCCCGCCAACCTCCAGGTCTACCAGGCTATCATGCCTGTCCACGGCCGTCTCATGGGTCTCGACCTTCCCCATGGTGGCCATCTGAGCCACGGTTACCAGACCCCCCAGAAGAA GATCTCTGCTATCTCTACTTACTTTGAGACCATGCCTTACCGTGTCGACCTCGACACCGGCATCATTGACTATGATACACTCCAGAAGAACGCCATTCTCTTCCGCCCTAAGGTCCTTGTTGCTGGTACCTCTGCTTACTGCCGTCTCATTGACTACGAGCGCATGCGCAAGATCGCCGACTCCGTCGGTGCCTACCTTGTTGTCGATATGGCTCACATCTCCGGTCTCATTGCTGCCGAGGTCATCCCCACTCCCTTCAAGTACGCCGACATTGTTACAACCACCACCCACAAGTCTCTCCGTGGTCCCCGTGGtgccatgatcttcttccGCAAGGGCGTCCGCTCCGTCGATGCCAAGACCGGCAAGGAGACCCTCTACGACCTCGAGAACcccatcaacttctccgTCTTCCCCGGCCACCAGGGTGGTCCTCATAACCACACCATCACTGCTCTGGCTGTTGCCCTGAAGCAGGCTGCCAGCCCTGACTTCAAGGCCTACCAGGAGAAGGTTGTTTCCAACgccaagaccctggagaACACTTTCAAGACTCTCGGCCACAAGCTCGTGTCTGACGGCACTGACAGCCACATGGTCCTCGTCGACCTTCGCCAGCACAGCCTGGATGGTGCCCGTGTTGAGGCCGTCCTTGAGCAAATCAACATTGCTTGCAACAAGAACTCCATCCCCGGTGACAAGTCTGCTCTCACCCCTTGCGGTATCCGTATTGGTACCCCCGCCATGACTTCTCGTGGTTTCGGAGAGAAGGAGTTCGAGCGTGTCGGCAAGTACATCGATGAGGCCATCAAGATCTGTAAGGAGGAGCAGGCTGCCCTCCCCAAGGAGgccaacaagctcaaggacTTCAAGGCTCGCGTCGCCAGCGGCGAGGTCCAGAAGATTAACGAcctcaagaaggagattgcCTCTTGGTGCAACGACTTCCCTCTTCCCGTTGAGGGCTGGCGTCTGGATGCCGGCATCTAA
- a CDS encoding ribosomal protein L3-domain-containing protein produces MSHRKYEAPRHGSLAYLPRKRAARHRGKVKSFPKDDPKKPVHLTAAMGYKAGMTTIVRDLDRPGAKANKKEIVEAVTIVDTPPMIVVGLVGYIETPRGLRSLTTVWAEHLSDELKRRFYKNWYKSKKKAFTKYAKKHSENNGASITRELERIKKYCTVVRVLAHTQIRKTPLKQKKAHLMEIQVNGGSIADKVSFGQELFEKPVDISSIFEQDEMIDVVAVTKGHGFEGVTARWGTKKLPRKTHKGLRKVACIGAWHPSHVQWTVARAGQRGYHHRTSVNHKIYRIGKGDADDNAATEIDVTKKTITPLGGFVRYGEVNNDFVMVKGSIPGTKKRVMTLRKTMFPQTSRRALEKVSLKWIDTSSEFGHGAFQTPAEKKQYQGTLKKDLASA; encoded by the exons ATGAGT CACCGAAAGTATGAGGCTCCCCGCCACGGCTCCCTGGCTTATCTGCCCAGGAAGCGCGCTGCTCGTCACCGTGGAAAGGTCAAGTC CTTCCCTAAGGATGACCCCAAGAAGCCTGTCCACCTGACAGCCGCTATGGGTTACAAGGCTGGTATGACCACCATCGTTCGTGACCTCGACCGACCTGGcgccaaggccaacaagaaggagattgttGAGGCGGTTACTATCGTCGATACCCCACCT ATGATCGTTGTTGGTCTTGTGGGATACATCGAGACTCCCCGAGGCCTGCGATCCCTCACCACCGTCTGGGCCGAGCATCTGAGCGACGAGCTTAAGCGCCGATTCTACAAGAACTGGTacaagagcaagaagaaggctttcACCAAGTACGCCAAGAAGCACTCCGAGAACAACGGTGCCTCCATCACCCGCGAGCTCGAGCGCATCAAGAAGTACTGCACCGTCGTCCGTGTCCTTGCCCACACTCAGATCCGAAAGACCCCTctcaagcagaagaaggcccaCCTTATGGAGATCCAGGTCAACGGTGGTTCCATCGCCGACAAGGTCTCTTTCGGTCAGGAGCTCTTCGAGAAGCCCGTTGATATCTCCAGCATCTTCGAGCAGGATGAGATGATTGACGTCGTTGCCGTCACCAAGGGTCACGGATTCGAAGGTGTCACCGCCCGTTGGGGCACCAAGAAGCTTCCTCGCAAGACCCACAAGGGTCTCCGAAAGGTTGCTTGTATCGGTGCTTGGCATCCTTCCCACGTCCAGTGGACTGTTGCCCGTGCTGGTCAGAGGGGTTACCATCACCGAACCTCCGTCAACCACAAGATCTACCGCATTGGTAAGGGCGATGCTGACGACAACGCCGCCACTGAGATCGATGTCACCAAGAAGACCATCACTCC TCTCGGTGGTTTCGTTCGCTATGGTGAGGTCAACAACGACTTCGTCATGGTCAAGGGTTCCATCCCTGGTACCAAGAAGCGAGTCATGACTCTCCGAAAGACCATGTTCCCCCAGACCTCCCGAAGAGCCCTCGAGAAGGTCAGCCTCAAGTGGATCGACACCTCGTCCGAGTTTGGACACGGTGCTTTCCAGACCCCtgcggagaagaagcagtaCCAGGGTACCCTCAAGAAGGATCTTGCCTCCGCTTAG
- a CDS encoding uncharacterized protein (expressed protein): MGKKKSKNNSTEAASRAPANALTTTSTIVADPKLGYRIRVLLHDFPTLPKILVQRSASTLQSTNTISVLHILMRDKLRWSKQRL, encoded by the coding sequence ATGGGcaaaaagaagagcaaaaaCAATAGCACGGAAGCCGCCTCAAGAGCACCAGCAAATGCGCTCACTACGACCTCGACTATCGTAGCGGACCCCAAACTTGGCTACAGGATCCGAGTTCTTCTCCACGATTTCCCAACGTTGCCAAAGATTCTCGTTCAGAGAAGCGCCTCAACTCTACAATCGACGAACACTATATCAGTGCTCCATATTTTGATGAGGGACAAGCTGCGATGGTCAAAGCAGCGATTATAG